GGCAAGAAGGGTTCCATGCAGACGGAATTCCACGAAACGGGTGTCGGACCAGGGTGCAACGAGGAAATCCAGGTAGTCATCCGGGCCGTGGTCGTCCATGCCATCGCCGGGATGGCGTGCCAGAAGGTAGCGGCGATACAAGGAGAAGTGTTCGACGGAGAAACCGGGCGTGACCATGCTCGCGGTCAGGTCAGCGTTGTGTTGCCAGCAGCGCCGCTGGCGTCGCCGTGGCTGGAAGGTGTCCACCGGAATACGCAGGGACTGACAGGATCTGCATGACGGACAGGCGGGCGAGTAGATGTGGCTGCCGCTGCGCCGCATGCCACGGCGGAGAAGCTCGCTGTAAGCCCGGTTGTTGATCGGAAAGCCTGGGTCCACAACCACGGTCCGTGCGGTGCGGTCCGCCAGGTAAGCGCACGGATGAAAACCGCTGGCCAGGAGCCCGGGCGAGATCCTTTTCCGGGAATCGCCTGTCACGATGCCTCCGGCAGCGGTGTGAAATCCTGATCAAAGGACCAGGGACCCGGGCGGTCCGGATGGGCCAGCGCAGCCTCGAGGTCGGCCAGAAAACTGCGGCGTGGCCGCTCCATTGCGCCCAGCGAGGCCAGGTGCGGGGACAGGATCTGGCAGTCGAGGAAATCAAAGCCCCAGTTCTGTAACTGCCGGCTCAGGTGAACCAGGGCGATCTTGGAGGCGTCCGGTTCACGGCTGAACATGGACTCGCCAAAGAAGGCCTGGCCCAGCGAGACACCGTACAGGCCGCCCACCAGGCGGAAGTGATGCCAGACCTCCACCGAGTGGGCCAGCCCGCGCTCGTGCAGATGGCAGTAGGCATCGTGCATGTCCTTGGTGATCCAGGTCCCCGTGTCCCTGCCCCGCGGTGCGGCACAGGCGGTGATCACCTCTTCGAAGGCGGTATCCAGGGTGACGTTGAAGCCAGAGCTGCGCATCCGTTTACGCAGGCTGCGGCGAAGACGCAGGTGCTCGGGAAACAGTACACCTCTTGGGTCCGGTGACCACCAGAGCACCGGCTGGCCTTCCTCATACCAGGGGAAAATACCGCGGCGGTACGCCGCCAGCAGGCGCCGCTCCGACAGCGAGCCACCAATGGCAACCAACCCGTTGGGCTGCGTGAGTGCCTGTTCCGGAGGTGGAAACAGGGTCTCTTCGAAATCGTCCAGCCAGTGAATACGGCGCTGCATGACCTCCCTCGACAGCCCGGCGGGCAGTCCTCGATATGTTCCGCTATTGTGCCATTCTATACGGGCTGTGTTGTCGCATTTCGGCCATGTAGGCTTCCACCAGCGGCGTCTCCCGGCGTAGAAAGTCAGCGATGGCGTCCCGAAAGACAGGTTCGGCAATCCAGTGGCGGGAGTGCGTGGCCACCGGCAGGAAGCCGCGGCTGATCTTGTGCTCCCCCTGGGCACCGGGCTCGAACGTCTGCAGCCCGTGGGCGATGCAGTACTCGATGCCCTGGTAATAGCACGTCTCGAAGTGCATGCCGGGGATGTCCTCGGCACCGCCCCAGTACCTGCCGTACAGGGTGTCGTCGCTGCGGAAGAGCAGGGCGGCACCGATCATGATCCCCTCCCGCCGGGCCTGGACCATGACCACGCCATCGCCAAGGGTCTCACCGCAGTGGCGGAAAAACGGCAGAGTCAGCAGCGGAATATTGCCGTGCTCATGAAAGGTCTGCCGGTAGAAGCCGTGGAAGGCCTCCCAATCGGCCTGGGTGATTCCCCGGCCGCTGCGCACCTCCATATCTACCCCCGCCTCGGCGGTCTGGCGTCGCTCCCGCCGGATGCTCTTGCGGCGCTTGGAGGTGAGCGTATCCAGGAAGTCCTGGAAGTCCCGGTAGCCCGGGGCATTGTGCCAGTGAAACTGGCAGCCGCGCCGGGACAGCAGATCCTGTGTCGCAAGGCGCTCTGCCTGACCCGGCTCCGGGAACAGCCAGTGGGCAGAGGACAGCGCCTGGCGCTGGGCCGCGGCTGTGGAGGCGTTCACCGCGGCGGCCACGGCGTCACCCGTGGGCATGTCGGAGCGGTGGAGTACGCGGGGGCCGGTGGCCGGTGTGAACGGGACCGCATGGACCAGCTTGGGGTAGTAGGGCAGGCCGTTGCGCTCATAGGCATCCGCCCAGGCCCAGTCGAAAACGAACTCTCCCCAGGAGTGGCCCTTGAGGTACCCGGGTACGGCGACGGCCAGGCCCGCCGCGTCGTGCAGCGCCAGATGACAGGGCTGCCAGCCGATGTCCGGGGACACGCACCCGGTTCCTTCGAGACCGGCCAGGAATTCGTGTCGCAGGAACGGGTTGGTGGTGCCCTCCAGGCTGTTCCATTGTGCTGCGGGGATGGTGGTCAGGTCAGTGAGTACGGTGGCATCCATGGCGCGATGTTAGGGTGGCACGGCGGTGGTGTCGAGCGCCGTTGTCGGTGTGCGGGAACAGGCGGCGGGACAGTTCCGGATCCGGTAGACTACGGGCTCTGGACCTCTGCAATGATTCCGGTCGTGAATCGGGAAAATAATGGTGATATAGTCACTTGCGTACACTATTTGACGTTGCACCTGATCATTATTGCTGGTTTGCCGCCGTCGAGGCCGGCGGTGTACCCGTTCGAGCGCAATAGGCTGACTCCTGTGGCAAGCTCTGATTCCCGTTCGTCATCTTCCGAGCGTGACCCGCTCCCTTCGCCCCTCGGGCATCATGTGAGTCGTGGGCTGCGCGAGGCCTCGCTTTACATCCTGTTGGCGGTGGCCATTTACATGGTGCTGGCGCTGGTGACCTACCATCCCAACGACCCGGGCTGGAGTTTTACCGGTGGCCACGGCGCCGTGCAGAACGCCGGCGGCGAAGTGGGCGCGCGTTTCGCGGACGTGTTCTTGTACCTGTTCGGGTACCTGGCTTATCTGTTCCCGGTGATGGTGGCCTTCTCCGGCTGGCTGACCTGGCGCTGGCAGCGCCGTGATGGCGCCTTCCACTGGGGCGTGTTCGGCCTGCGCGGCCTCGGTTTCGTATTGACGCTGGCGTCCGGTGCGGGCCTGGCCACCATGCACGTGGAGGCGCTGCCGCAAACGGTGCCGCTGCATGCCGGAGGCGTGCTTGGCGACGTCATTGCCGGTTCCCTGGAAGGCGCGTTCAGCTTCCTCGGTGCCACGTTGCTGCTGCTGGCGGTGTTCCTGGCCAGCGTGACGCTGTTCACCGGGCTGTCCTGGTTGAGCCTGATGGACCTGATCGGGCGGTTCTGCCTGATGAGCGTCAGCGCTCTGGGGCGTGGTTTGACCGCCCTGCGGGACGGCTGGGCCGGGCGCCGCGCCCGACGGGCACGGCGGGAGACACTGGTGGCGGACAAGGAAAAGCGTAAGCACCGGACACCGCCGCAGATCGAGGCCAGCAAGCCGGCGCCGAAACCGGGCAAGAAGGTCAACAAGGAAAAGCAGATGCCGCTGTTCCGCGCCGAGCAGACCGCCGACGGGTTGCCGCCGGTGTCGCTGCTGGACCAGCCGCCACCGCAGGCCGGGGGCTATTCCCGGGAGGCACTGGAAGCCATGTCCCGACAGCTGGAGATGAAGCTGGCGGATTTCGGCGTCCAGGTGGAGGTCGTTGCCGTCCACCCGGGGCCGGTGATTACGCGCTTCGAGGCGCAGCCGGCCGCCGGGGTGAAGGTGAGCCAGATCAGCAACCTCAGCAAGGATCTGGCGCGGGCCCTGTCGGTGGTCAGCGTGCGCGTGGTGGAGGTGATCCCGGGCAAATCGGTGGTGGGCCTGGAGATTCCCAATGAAAACCGTCAGGTGATCGCCTTCAGCGAAATCGTCCGCGCCGACGTTTGGGAGAAGGCCCAGTCGCCCCTGTCCATGGCGCTTGGCAAGGACATCGGCGGCGAGCCGGTGGTGGTGGATCTCGCCAAGATGCCCCACCTGCTGGTCGCAGGCACCACTGGGTCGGGCAAATCCGTGGGTGTCAATGCCATGATCCTGAGCCTGCTGTACAAGAACAGGCCGGAGGACGTGCGGCTGATCATGGTGGACCCGAAGATGCTGGAGCTGTCCATCTACGATGGCATCCCGCACCTGCTGGCCCCGGTGGTCACGGACATGAAGGAGGCTGCCAACGCCCTGCGCTGGTGCGTGGGCGAGATGGAGCGGCGCTACCGCCTGATGGCCGCGCTGGGTGTGCGCAACATCGCCGGCTACAACCGCAAGGTGCGCGAGGCCGCGGAGCGGGGTGAGCCGCTGAAGGATCCGCTGTGGAAACGCCCGGAGGAGGATCCGCAGGCGGAGGCGCCGGAGCTGGAGACGCTGCCCTTCGTTGTGGTGGTGGTGGACGAGTTCGCCGACATGATGATGATGGTTGGCAAGAAGGTGGAAGAGCTCATCGCCCGACTTGCGCAGAAAGCGCGCGCCGCCGGTCTGCACCTGATCCTGGCCACCCAGCGTCCGTCGGTGGACGTCATCACCGGCTTGATCAAGGCCAACATTCCCACGCGGATCGCCTTCCAGGTGTCCTCCAGGGTGGATTCCCGCACCATCCTCGATCAGATGGGCGCCGAAGCGCTGCTCGGACACGGGGACATGCTGTACCTATCGTCGGGCAGTGGCATGCCGGATCGCGTCCACGGCGCCTTCGTTTCCGACAACGACGTCCACCGGGTGGTGAACCACCTCAAGGAGCAGGGCGAGCCCGAGTACATCGACGGTATCCTGGACGAGTCCAGCGGCAGCGCGCCGCTCCCGGGTGTGCCCGGTGAGGACAACGGTGGCGATGGCGAGCAGGATCCACTCTACGACCAGGCGGTGCAGGTGGTCACCGAATCGCGCCGGGCTTCCATCTCCGGGGTGCAGCGTCGCCTCAAGATCGGCTACAACCGTGCGGCGCGACTGGTAGAGGAGATGGAGAACAGCGGTGTGGTCGGGCCGCTGCAGTCCAACGGTGCCCGCGAAGTGCTGGCACCACCACCGCCCAAGGATTGAACCGCAGCCACGTGCCGTGGTCGACCGGGTACCCGAACACAAGCAGGAGAGACAATGTTGAGGCGACTCGCGTGGATGCTGGCGTTGCCGGTGCTGGTTGTAGCCTCCATGGCAGCGGCAGACGACCCCAGGGCGGAGCTGGAGGCCTACTTCAGCGACACCGACAGCATGGAAGGCAGCTTTACCCAGGTCGTGCGCGACGAGGACGGCAGAGTGCTGGAAGAGAGTCGTGGCACCATGGCGATCCAGCGCCCGGACCGGTTCGACTGGCTCTACAATGAGCCTTTCGAGCAGCGGATCGTCGCCGACGGCGAACGGCTCTGGATTCACGACCCCGATCTGCGCCAGGTCACCGTGCGTCCGCTGGAGGATACCCTCGGCACCGGGCCGGCCATGTTGCTCAGCGGGCGCATGGAGACGCTGGATGAGCACTTCGACATGGAGGTGGACGACGGTTGGCTGGTGCTGATCCCGCGCACCGAAGACTGGAACGTGGAAGGCGTGCGGCTGCGCATGAGCAATGGTGTACCCTCCGAGGTGATCGTCCGCGACGGCCTGGGCCAGGAGAACCGCCTGACCCTGGAGGATGTCACCACCGGTGTGGCATTCGACGGCGATCGCTTCCGTTTCGAGCCGGATGGCGATACCGATGTGATCGAGCAGGGAGAGGCTGCCCCTTGACCCTGGATGCGCCGGTGCGGCCGCTGGCCGATCGCATGCGGCCGCGCTCGCTGGACGAGTTTCTCGGCCAGGAGCATTTGCTCGCTCCCGGTCGCGCACTGCGCCGCAGCATCGACGCCGGTCATCCCCATTCCATGGTGCTCTGGGGGCCGCCGGGCACCGGCAAGACCACGCTGGCGCGCATGATCGCCGCGGCGAGTGGTGCGCGGTTCATCACCCTCTCGGCGGTGATGAGTGGCGTCAAGGATATCCGCGCCGCCGTGGAGGAGGCGCAGGGCCTGCGCGGGCAGGGACAGCCCACCGTGCTGTTCGTCGATGAGGCCCATCGCTTCAACAAGGCG
The DNA window shown above is from Aquisalimonas sp. 2447 and carries:
- a CDS encoding arginyltransferase, which gives rise to MTGDSRKRISPGLLASGFHPCAYLADRTARTVVVDPGFPINNRAYSELLRRGMRRSGSHIYSPACPSCRSCQSLRIPVDTFQPRRRQRRCWQHNADLTASMVTPGFSVEHFSLYRRYLLARHPGDGMDDHGPDDYLDFLVAPWSDTRFVEFRLHGTLLAVAVIDVVEDGFSAVYTFFDPQFTRRGLGTYAILWQIDAARRYALDHVYLGYWIAESEKMRYKADFSPCEVYRERSWQPLCRNTD
- the aat gene encoding leucyl/phenylalanyl-tRNA--protein transferase, producing MQRRIHWLDDFEETLFPPPEQALTQPNGLVAIGGSLSERRLLAAYRRGIFPWYEEGQPVLWWSPDPRGVLFPEHLRLRRSLRKRMRSSGFNVTLDTAFEEVITACAAPRGRDTGTWITKDMHDAYCHLHERGLAHSVEVWHHFRLVGGLYGVSLGQAFFGESMFSREPDASKIALVHLSRQLQNWGFDFLDCQILSPHLASLGAMERPRRSFLADLEAALAHPDRPGPWSFDQDFTPLPEAS
- a CDS encoding GNAT family N-acetyltransferase; this translates as MDATVLTDLTTIPAAQWNSLEGTTNPFLRHEFLAGLEGTGCVSPDIGWQPCHLALHDAAGLAVAVPGYLKGHSWGEFVFDWAWADAYERNGLPYYPKLVHAVPFTPATGPRVLHRSDMPTGDAVAAAVNASTAAAQRQALSSAHWLFPEPGQAERLATQDLLSRRGCQFHWHNAPGYRDFQDFLDTLTSKRRKSIRRERRQTAEAGVDMEVRSGRGITQADWEAFHGFYRQTFHEHGNIPLLTLPFFRHCGETLGDGVVMVQARREGIMIGAALLFRSDDTLYGRYWGGAEDIPGMHFETCYYQGIEYCIAHGLQTFEPGAQGEHKISRGFLPVATHSRHWIAEPVFRDAIADFLRRETPLVEAYMAEMRQHSPYRMAQ
- a CDS encoding DNA translocase FtsK; this encodes MSRGLREASLYILLAVAIYMVLALVTYHPNDPGWSFTGGHGAVQNAGGEVGARFADVFLYLFGYLAYLFPVMVAFSGWLTWRWQRRDGAFHWGVFGLRGLGFVLTLASGAGLATMHVEALPQTVPLHAGGVLGDVIAGSLEGAFSFLGATLLLLAVFLASVTLFTGLSWLSLMDLIGRFCLMSVSALGRGLTALRDGWAGRRARRARRETLVADKEKRKHRTPPQIEASKPAPKPGKKVNKEKQMPLFRAEQTADGLPPVSLLDQPPPQAGGYSREALEAMSRQLEMKLADFGVQVEVVAVHPGPVITRFEAQPAAGVKVSQISNLSKDLARALSVVSVRVVEVIPGKSVVGLEIPNENRQVIAFSEIVRADVWEKAQSPLSMALGKDIGGEPVVVDLAKMPHLLVAGTTGSGKSVGVNAMILSLLYKNRPEDVRLIMVDPKMLELSIYDGIPHLLAPVVTDMKEAANALRWCVGEMERRYRLMAALGVRNIAGYNRKVREAAERGEPLKDPLWKRPEEDPQAEAPELETLPFVVVVVDEFADMMMMVGKKVEELIARLAQKARAAGLHLILATQRPSVDVITGLIKANIPTRIAFQVSSRVDSRTILDQMGAEALLGHGDMLYLSSGSGMPDRVHGAFVSDNDVHRVVNHLKEQGEPEYIDGILDESSGSAPLPGVPGEDNGGDGEQDPLYDQAVQVVTESRRASISGVQRRLKIGYNRAARLVEEMENSGVVGPLQSNGAREVLAPPPPKD
- the lolA gene encoding outer membrane lipoprotein chaperone LolA, with translation MLRRLAWMLALPVLVVASMAAADDPRAELEAYFSDTDSMEGSFTQVVRDEDGRVLEESRGTMAIQRPDRFDWLYNEPFEQRIVADGERLWIHDPDLRQVTVRPLEDTLGTGPAMLLSGRMETLDEHFDMEVDDGWLVLIPRTEDWNVEGVRLRMSNGVPSEVIVRDGLGQENRLTLEDVTTGVAFDGDRFRFEPDGDTDVIEQGEAAP